The Brasilonema sennae CENA114 genome includes a region encoding these proteins:
- a CDS encoding transposase: MSRKNVAESFFLEFSHLDTDCFQIYLNKLSEQYPEQLNIIQLDNGSFHTTKALQVPPNIIFLFQPPHSPELNPIERLWQYIKNHDLLGDLRQFRTAAIAYKNGVK, encoded by the coding sequence TTGTCTAGGAAAAATGTAGCGGAAAGTTTTTTCTTAGAGTTTTCTCATCTAGATACCGATTGCTTTCAAATTTATTTGAATAAATTATCAGAGCAATATCCAGAACAACTGAATATTATTCAACTAGATAATGGTAGCTTTCACACTACCAAAGCTCTGCAGGTTCCTCCGAATATTATTTTCTTATTTCAACCACCTCACAGCCCAGAACTGAATCCGATAGAGAGGCTCTGGCAGTATATTAAAAACCACGATTTGTTGGGGGATTTACGACAATTTAGAACAGCTGCAATCGCATACAAGAACGGTGTTAAATAA
- a CDS encoding helix-turn-helix domain-containing protein, with amino-acid sequence MVRVCQLNIKETGEELHTLLNQQKTAIGFQKVQTLYLFKTGQLKTIKDIAVAIGSHRVTVQNWLHKYRQGGILGLLEVRHGGGRQKIIPPEAIAVLEERLKDPNNGFKSYGEIHKWLQEFYGVKVDYKTVYATVRYQLKAKLKVPRRQSVKKDSQLAISFKKNCLSSSKSFNG; translated from the coding sequence ATGGTTAGGGTTTGCCAACTAAACATAAAGGAGACAGGGGAAGAACTTCATACCCTTTTAAATCAGCAAAAAACAGCCATAGGTTTTCAAAAAGTGCAAACGTTGTACTTGTTCAAAACTGGTCAGCTAAAAACAATCAAAGATATAGCTGTAGCAATCGGTTCCCACCGAGTAACTGTACAAAATTGGTTACATAAATACCGCCAAGGTGGGATTTTAGGACTGTTGGAGGTGCGTCACGGTGGAGGTAGGCAAAAGATTATTCCTCCAGAAGCGATCGCCGTTTTAGAAGAACGCCTAAAAGACCCAAACAACGGCTTTAAAAGCTATGGTGAAATTCACAAGTGGTTGCAAGAATTTTACGGCGTAAAGGTTGATTATAAAACGGTCTATGCAACAGTACGTTATCAGCTAAAAGCAAAACTTAAAGTCCCTCGACGCCAAAGTGTGAAAAAAGACTCGCAGTTAGCAATTTCCTTTAAAAAAAACTGCCTTTCGTCCTCAAAGTCATTCAATGGTTAA
- a CDS encoding family 2B encapsulin nanocompartment shell protein: protein MTDASLRPDLDQENGQPQMSLSTKGARNLAKTTKTPPQMQGITPRWLLQMLPWVQIKGGAYRVNRRLTYDVGNGRVSFTNTGAEVRVIPQALCELPLLRGFEDISVLNALADRFVQQEFAPGEVIVQEGQPADQVLLIAYGKVNKLKAGKYEAEALRDILADGDCFGGEAIVLSQDTWDVSLKAITRCIVLSLPVQAFRELINQSQALHTQVDRFRVLLSKPQDKHNQAEIVLSAGHSQETELPRTFVDYDLNPREYELSVAQTILQVNTRVADLYNEPMNQTEQQLRLTIEALRERQEYEMLNNPDFGLLHNADLKQRIFTRTGPPTPDDFDELLSRRRKSKFFLAHPRAIAAFGRECNRLGVYSPSIEVNGKIVPAWRNYPIFPCNKIPITKEGTSSILVLRVGEENQGVIGLHKTGIPDEYQPSLSVRFLGINEKAVISYLVSAYYSAAVVIPDALGILEGVEIGR, encoded by the coding sequence ATGACAGATGCTTCGCTTAGGCCAGATTTAGACCAAGAAAACGGGCAACCCCAAATGAGCTTAAGCACGAAAGGGGCGCGGAATCTAGCCAAAACCACGAAAACTCCGCCCCAGATGCAGGGGATTACCCCCAGGTGGTTATTACAGATGTTGCCTTGGGTACAAATCAAGGGTGGGGCCTATCGGGTTAACCGTCGCTTGACTTATGATGTTGGCAATGGACGGGTCAGCTTTACTAATACAGGAGCCGAAGTACGGGTTATTCCCCAAGCACTTTGTGAGCTACCTTTACTGCGTGGGTTTGAGGATATTTCGGTACTCAACGCCTTGGCAGACCGCTTTGTGCAACAAGAATTTGCTCCTGGTGAGGTCATTGTACAGGAAGGTCAACCAGCCGACCAGGTGTTATTAATTGCCTATGGTAAAGTTAATAAGCTTAAGGCAGGAAAGTATGAAGCGGAAGCTTTACGGGATATCTTAGCTGACGGCGATTGTTTTGGTGGCGAAGCTATAGTTCTGTCTCAAGATACTTGGGATGTTAGCCTCAAAGCGATTACGCGTTGCATAGTTTTGTCTTTGCCAGTACAGGCGTTTCGGGAGCTGATAAACCAGTCGCAAGCGTTGCACACTCAAGTTGATCGCTTTAGAGTTCTATTGAGCAAACCTCAGGATAAGCATAATCAAGCTGAGATCGTTCTGTCCGCAGGTCATAGTCAGGAGACTGAGTTACCCAGGACATTTGTTGATTACGACTTGAATCCACGGGAGTATGAATTAAGCGTCGCTCAAACCATTTTACAGGTGAATACGCGAGTTGCTGACCTCTACAACGAACCCATGAACCAGACGGAGCAACAATTACGCCTGACTATCGAAGCGTTGCGGGAACGGCAAGAATACGAAATGCTAAATAATCCTGATTTCGGGTTGTTGCACAATGCTGATCTTAAGCAACGCATCTTTACCCGCACCGGGCCACCGACTCCAGATGATTTTGATGAATTGCTCTCTCGGCGGAGGAAGTCGAAATTCTTCCTAGCTCACCCTCGGGCGATCGCTGCTTTTGGCCGAGAGTGTAACCGTCTTGGAGTCTATTCCCCAAGCATCGAGGTCAACGGAAAGATTGTACCTGCTTGGCGTAACTATCCGATTTTTCCTTGTAACAAAATTCCGATCACCAAGGAGGGTACTAGCTCTATTTTGGTACTCCGTGTTGGAGAAGAAAACCAAGGGGTGATAGGTCTACACAAAACGGGTATTCCTGATGAATACCAACCCAGTTTGTCTGTGCGGTTTTTGGGTATCAACGAAAAGGCGGTCATTTCCTACTTAGTAAGTGCTTACTACTCTGCTGCCGTAGTCATCCCCGACGCACTCGGCATTCTTGAAGGTGTCGAAATCGGGCGCTGA
- a CDS encoding family 2B encapsulin nanocompartment shell protein, whose amino-acid sequence MTDAANTPIQNQIEQLPMSLQTQAARNLATTTKTQPQMQGITSRWLLKLLPWVEAVGGTYRVNRRLTYVVGDGRVTFTNTGTQIQVIPQELTELPLLRGFEDTEVLNALASQFVQQEFAAGDVIIRAGQQADQVLLIAHGKVNKIGAGKYDEQVVLDVLADGDHFGDYALVESEDTWDVTLTALTRCTILFLPQAAFQNLVNQSEALQAQVDQFRAKLRQPKNQEGEANIDITSGHLAEAVLPGTFADYELNPREYELSVAQTILQINTRVADLYNEPMNQTEEQLRLTIEALRERQEHEMVNNRDFGLLHNADLKQRIFTRSGPPTPDDLDELISIVWKEPSFFLAHPRTIAAFGRECNRLGLYPDPIPAGNSAIPSWRGIPIYPCNKIPVTKERTSSIMLMRVGAANQGVIGLHKTGIPDEYQPSLSVRFMNINEKAVISYLVSAYYSTAVLVPDALGILEDVEIGL is encoded by the coding sequence ATGACTGATGCAGCAAACACTCCCATACAAAATCAAATTGAGCAATTGCCAATGAGTTTGCAGACCCAAGCAGCGCGTAATTTGGCAACAACCACCAAAACTCAACCCCAGATGCAGGGAATTACCTCACGGTGGCTCTTAAAACTGCTGCCTTGGGTAGAAGCAGTGGGTGGTACCTATCGGGTTAACCGTCGCTTAACCTATGTGGTTGGAGATGGACGAGTCACCTTTACCAATACAGGGACTCAAATACAGGTCATTCCTCAAGAACTCACTGAGTTACCTTTGTTGCGGGGATTTGAAGATACTGAGGTCTTAAACGCCTTGGCTAGTCAATTTGTGCAACAAGAATTTGCTGCCGGAGATGTCATCATCCGAGCAGGTCAACAAGCGGATCAAGTCTTGCTGATTGCTCATGGTAAAGTCAATAAAATTGGCGCAGGCAAGTATGACGAGCAAGTTGTTTTGGATGTATTAGCCGATGGCGACCATTTTGGCGACTACGCTTTAGTCGAATCCGAGGATACTTGGGATGTCACCCTCACCGCCCTTACGCGTTGCACCATCTTGTTTCTGCCTCAAGCAGCCTTTCAAAACCTGGTTAACCAGTCCGAGGCGTTACAAGCGCAAGTGGATCAATTCAGGGCAAAATTGCGCCAACCCAAAAACCAAGAGGGGGAAGCTAATATCGATATTACCTCCGGCCACCTCGCGGAAGCAGTATTACCTGGGACTTTTGCAGATTATGAACTCAATCCACGGGAATATGAGTTAAGCGTTGCTCAAACCATTTTGCAAATCAATACACGGGTTGCTGACCTCTACAACGAACCCATGAATCAGACGGAGGAACAGTTACGGCTGACCATCGAAGCATTACGAGAACGCCAAGAACACGAAATGGTTAACAATCGTGACTTCGGACTATTACACAATGCTGATCTCAAACAACGTATTTTTACCCGCAGTGGTCCCCCAACTCCCGATGATCTTGATGAGTTGATCTCTATTGTTTGGAAAGAACCAAGCTTTTTCTTAGCTCATCCCCGCACAATTGCAGCTTTTGGTCGGGAATGTAACCGCCTTGGACTCTATCCTGATCCTATCCCCGCAGGCAACAGTGCAATTCCGTCTTGGCGTGGTATTCCCATCTATCCTTGCAATAAGATTCCCGTTACAAAAGAGCGTACTAGCTCCATCATGTTAATGCGTGTGGGAGCGGCTAACCAGGGTGTGATTGGTCTTCATAAAACTGGCATTCCTGATGAATATCAACCTAGTTTGTCTGTCCGCTTCATGAATATTAACGAAAAGGCTGTTATTTCTTACCTGGTTAGTGCTTACTACTCTACAGCCGTTCTCGTTCCTGATGCACTAGGCATCCTTGAAGATGTAGAAATTGGTCTCTAA
- a CDS encoding family 2 encapsulin nanocompartment cargo protein terpene cyclase: protein MTSSKQPFELPSFYVPWPARLNPNLQAARVHSKAWAYEMGILGGAEGSEDYGIWDERKFDAHDYALLCSYTHPDADEPMLNLVTDWYVWVFFFDDHFLELYKRSQDMAGAKKYLNGLPAFMPVQPQETQPEPTNAVERGLVDLWDRTIPNASQDWVIRFSESTINLLKESQWELANISQNRVANPIEYIEMRRKVGGAPWSANLVEHAVGAEIPAAIAPTRPMRVLKDTFSDGVHLRNDIFSYQREVEEEGENANCILVLERFLDVSTQEAANQTNDLLTSRVQQFENTFVTELPWLFEEYSLTPDERLKVVLYAKGLQDWQSGGHEWHMRSSRYMNQTSDKSSTLSWLLGGPTGLGTSAARLGALYDSLGLKRFKSFTHIPYQPVGPVKLPQFYMPFSTSLNPHLEEARRHSKEWARQMGMLDVLPGMPGIYIWDDHKFDVADVALCGAYIHPNGSSPELNITACWLVWGTYADDYFPALYGYSRNMAGAKIFNARLSAFMPLDGDSIPEATNPVERGLADIWARTAGPMTANARRLFRQAIESMTESWLWELANQIQNRIPDPIDYVEMRRKTFGSDLTMSLSRLSQGDEIPSEIFATRTMQGIDNSAADFACLTNDVFSYQKEIEFEGEINNGVLAVQNFLNCDIPEAVAIVNDLMTSRACQFEHIVATELPILCDDFDLDTSAREKLYGYVKKLEQWMCGVLKWHRAVDRYKEFELRNNSTQKRLLNGPTGLGTGATQIRPSVGQQTTQTNIQPAVQNLLSGPTGLGTSATKIGSLLGRKG, encoded by the coding sequence ATGACTTCAAGCAAGCAACCTTTTGAGTTGCCGAGTTTTTATGTGCCTTGGCCGGCACGACTGAACCCAAACCTGCAAGCGGCACGGGTACATTCTAAAGCCTGGGCTTATGAAATGGGGATTTTGGGTGGGGCAGAGGGATCAGAAGATTATGGAATTTGGGATGAGCGCAAGTTTGATGCCCATGACTATGCCTTGCTGTGTTCCTATACCCATCCAGATGCCGATGAACCCATGCTCAATCTGGTAACTGACTGGTATGTTTGGGTATTTTTCTTTGATGATCACTTCCTTGAGCTTTACAAGCGTAGCCAAGATATGGCTGGGGCTAAGAAGTACCTTAATGGACTGCCAGCATTTATGCCTGTGCAGCCCCAAGAAACGCAGCCAGAACCCACCAATGCCGTAGAACGCGGTTTAGTAGATCTCTGGGACCGCACCATCCCTAATGCCTCCCAAGACTGGGTAATCCGGTTTTCTGAGAGTACCATCAATCTTCTCAAAGAATCTCAGTGGGAACTCGCCAACATCAGTCAAAATCGAGTCGCTAACCCCATTGAGTACATTGAGATGCGCCGTAAGGTGGGGGGAGCGCCTTGGTCAGCTAACCTAGTGGAACACGCGGTTGGGGCAGAAATTCCGGCTGCGATCGCGCCCACTCGACCAATGCGTGTTCTCAAAGATACCTTTTCTGACGGGGTACATCTGCGAAATGACATCTTCTCTTACCAAAGAGAAGTGGAAGAAGAAGGGGAAAATGCTAACTGTATCCTGGTTTTAGAACGATTCCTCGATGTGAGTACCCAAGAGGCGGCGAATCAAACTAACGACTTACTCACATCAAGGGTGCAACAGTTCGAGAACACCTTTGTTACTGAGCTTCCTTGGTTGTTCGAGGAATATAGTCTGACTCCTGATGAGCGTCTAAAAGTAGTCCTATATGCCAAAGGACTTCAAGACTGGCAATCGGGAGGTCATGAGTGGCACATGAGATCGAGCCGCTACATGAACCAAACATCAGACAAATCTTCGACCCTCAGCTGGCTTTTAGGTGGCCCCACTGGACTAGGCACATCGGCGGCTCGTCTGGGAGCTTTATACGATAGTTTGGGACTAAAACGGTTCAAAAGCTTTACCCATATCCCCTATCAGCCTGTAGGACCAGTAAAACTGCCGCAGTTTTATATGCCCTTCTCCACCAGCTTGAATCCTCATCTAGAAGAGGCTCGGCGGCATTCTAAGGAATGGGCGCGTCAAATGGGGATGCTGGACGTATTGCCAGGGATGCCAGGTATTTACATCTGGGATGATCATAAATTCGATGTGGCAGACGTAGCGTTATGCGGTGCGTATATTCATCCCAATGGATCTAGTCCTGAGTTGAATATCACAGCTTGTTGGCTCGTTTGGGGAACCTATGCTGATGACTACTTCCCTGCACTGTATGGCTATAGCCGCAACATGGCAGGAGCGAAAATTTTCAACGCTCGGCTATCAGCGTTTATGCCCCTTGATGGAGATTCCATTCCCGAAGCAACCAATCCAGTCGAACGGGGTTTAGCTGATATTTGGGCGCGGACGGCTGGGCCGATGACAGCTAATGCTCGTCGTCTGTTTCGTCAGGCGATCGAAAGTATGACAGAAAGTTGGCTATGGGAACTAGCGAACCAGATTCAAAATCGCATTCCAGACCCCATAGACTATGTGGAGATGCGTCGTAAGACCTTTGGCTCCGATCTAACCATGAGCCTGTCTCGACTTTCCCAAGGGGACGAGATTCCATCAGAGATCTTCGCCACCCGAACCATGCAGGGAATTGATAATTCAGCCGCCGACTTCGCCTGTTTGACGAACGATGTTTTTTCTTACCAGAAAGAAATCGAATTTGAGGGCGAGATTAATAACGGTGTGCTGGCGGTTCAGAATTTCCTTAACTGCGATATCCCCGAGGCTGTCGCAATTGTTAACGACCTGATGACCTCTCGTGCTTGTCAGTTTGAACATATCGTTGCGACTGAACTCCCTATCTTGTGTGATGATTTCGACCTGGATACCAGTGCCCGTGAGAAACTGTACGGTTACGTCAAGAAACTCGAACAGTGGATGTGCGGCGTACTTAAGTGGCATAGGGCAGTAGACCGCTATAAGGAATTTGAATTGCGGAATAACTCGACACAAAAGCGGTTACTCAATGGTCCAACAGGATTAGGCACTGGGGCGACCCAAATTAGACCAAGTGTTGGTCAGCAAACAACTCAAACCAATATTCAGCCAGCGGTGCAGAACTTACTGAGTGGTCCGACAGGGTTAGGGACTTCAGCTACCAAAATTGGATCGCTCTTAGGAAGGAAAGGTTAA
- a CDS encoding DUF3352 domain-containing protein, translating to MKKKKKPSLVLTLSFAGFLICAGSGGYWLLTQGNSSSKDLLPGANIIPQDALFAVSVSTDPGQWDKLREFGTKETQSLLDKNLVQLRDRFLTSNGYDFQKDISPWVGDQVTIAVLAPNASKPVSKPIATDGEATTNEQSMVMILPVKNPEKASSILAQPKAAKGGKWIDRTYENIVIKETEGQVGEKFSTALLDKRFLVITGNSKTTERAIDAYKRQQSLATSPGFADNVPKIYNYQPFGQFYVNVPYSARIAAKSPNRPLPAEVLSQLQNNQGIAGTMTLESQGIRLKSVSWLNPTSPRVLTVENKAGNMQNRLPTETLMMLSGGNLQQFWTDYASTSQANPSAPVMPEQLRNGVKSLTNLDLERDLLSWMRGEFSVSVIPNTPKQGIADDFRAALVFMVQASDRSRGETALKQLDEVMKNQYQFQIKYTTVDGKPVVNWLGPFGTLTASHGWLNDDVAFLAVGGSVTDKIVPRPNNTLGSSGSFQDTVPRQPNPTNGQFFLDVEHTAKNFPLPVFLPEQQTLLQATRSIGVTSAVSDSRSTRYDIFVSLKKAGKPDPLPSPANK from the coding sequence ATGAAGAAAAAAAAGAAACCGTCTCTGGTACTAACGCTCTCGTTTGCAGGATTCTTAATTTGTGCAGGGAGTGGAGGGTACTGGCTGTTAACTCAGGGAAACTCATCATCTAAAGATTTACTACCAGGTGCGAATATCATTCCCCAAGATGCCCTATTTGCAGTATCTGTGAGCACAGATCCAGGACAATGGGACAAATTACGAGAGTTTGGCACAAAAGAAACTCAAAGCTTACTGGATAAAAATTTAGTGCAGTTGCGCGATCGCTTCTTAACTAGTAATGGTTACGACTTCCAAAAAGATATCAGTCCTTGGGTTGGCGATCAAGTCACAATCGCAGTTCTCGCCCCAAACGCCAGTAAACCAGTGTCAAAGCCGATTGCGACTGATGGAGAAGCAACGACTAATGAGCAGTCGATGGTTATGATTCTGCCAGTCAAAAATCCCGAAAAAGCAAGCAGCATTCTAGCACAACCCAAAGCCGCTAAAGGCGGTAAGTGGATTGACCGCACTTACGAGAATATTGTTATTAAAGAAACTGAAGGGCAAGTAGGAGAAAAATTTTCAACAGCCCTATTGGACAAACGTTTTCTCGTCATCACTGGTAATTCCAAAACCACAGAACGGGCAATTGACGCATATAAACGTCAACAATCCCTAGCGACAAGTCCGGGTTTTGCAGACAATGTGCCAAAAATTTATAATTACCAACCCTTTGGTCAATTCTATGTGAATGTGCCTTACTCTGCTAGAATAGCCGCTAAATCTCCAAACCGCCCTTTGCCTGCTGAAGTTTTGAGTCAACTTCAAAATAATCAAGGTATAGCAGGGACGATGACTTTGGAGTCACAAGGAATTCGCTTAAAGAGTGTTTCTTGGCTAAATCCGACCAGCCCGCGCGTGCTAACGGTGGAAAATAAAGCAGGAAACATGCAAAACCGCTTGCCCACAGAAACCTTAATGATGCTGTCTGGCGGAAACTTACAGCAGTTTTGGACTGATTATGCCTCAACTTCCCAAGCAAATCCCTCTGCACCAGTTATGCCAGAACAACTGCGAAATGGTGTCAAATCCCTCACAAATCTTGATTTAGAGCGAGATTTGCTCTCGTGGATGAGAGGAGAGTTTTCTGTCTCAGTGATTCCAAATACTCCCAAACAAGGTATAGCAGACGATTTTCGTGCTGCTTTGGTTTTCATGGTACAGGCAAGTGATCGCAGCCGTGGTGAAACCGCCCTCAAGCAGCTTGATGAAGTTATGAAAAATCAATACCAGTTCCAGATAAAATACACAACAGTTGATGGTAAACCTGTTGTCAACTGGCTCGGACCTTTTGGAACTTTGACAGCCAGTCATGGTTGGTTAAATGATGATGTCGCTTTCTTGGCGGTTGGTGGATCTGTCACTGATAAAATAGTTCCTAGACCAAATAACACCCTAGGCAGTAGTGGCTCATTCCAGGACACAGTTCCACGACAACCCAATCCTACAAATGGTCAGTTTTTCTTGGATGTAGAACATACGGCGAAAAATTTTCCTCTACCGGTTTTCTTGCCTGAACAACAAACTTTGTTACAAGCAACACGCTCAATAGGAGTGACAAGTGCTGTGAGTGATAGCCGCAGTACTCGCTACGACATTTTTGTATCACTTAAAAAAGCTGGAAAACCAGATCCTTTACCAAGTCCGGCAAATAAATGA
- the ccsB gene encoding c-type cytochrome biogenesis protein CcsB, with amino-acid sequence MNLVGLQNWLDNASFAVLFVTMLVYWGGAAFPNLPTTVVGTAGMAIANLCIATLLGARWLEAGYFPLSNLYESLFFLTWGITTVHLIAENTSRSRLVGVVTAPVAMCITAFATLTLPSQMQVAEPLVPALKSNWLMMHVSVMMLSYSALMVGSLVAIAFLIVTSGKEIQLQGSSVGTGGYRSNGYRLHKVTDLNAQPSTVAAENNGVARIESNNNGKTAVLDLVTVTQSQAVATEPLSPQRLSLAETLDNISYRIIGLGFPLLTIGIIAGAVWANEAWGSYWSWDPKETWALITWLVFAAYLHARITRGWQGRRPALLAAGGFVVVWICYLGVNLLGKGLHSYGWFL; translated from the coding sequence ATGAATTTGGTTGGACTCCAGAATTGGCTAGACAATGCCTCATTTGCAGTTCTATTTGTGACAATGCTAGTTTATTGGGGCGGGGCGGCTTTTCCAAACTTGCCTACAACTGTTGTAGGTACGGCTGGAATGGCGATCGCTAATTTGTGCATAGCAACCTTACTAGGTGCAAGATGGCTAGAAGCTGGGTATTTTCCTCTGAGTAATTTGTATGAATCTTTATTCTTCTTAACTTGGGGAATAACCACTGTCCATCTGATTGCCGAAAATACAAGTCGCAGCCGCTTAGTAGGAGTTGTGACTGCACCTGTCGCTATGTGTATCACCGCTTTCGCTACCCTCACCCTACCATCGCAAATGCAAGTCGCAGAACCTTTAGTACCTGCGCTGAAATCTAATTGGCTGATGATGCATGTCAGCGTGATGATGTTGAGTTACTCAGCTTTGATGGTGGGTTCGTTAGTGGCGATCGCCTTCTTGATTGTCACCAGCGGTAAAGAAATCCAATTACAAGGCAGTTCTGTCGGTACTGGTGGATATCGTAGCAACGGCTATCGCTTGCATAAAGTAACTGATCTAAATGCTCAACCATCGACAGTTGCTGCTGAGAATAACGGAGTCGCTCGTATAGAAAGCAACAACAACGGCAAAACTGCTGTTTTAGATTTAGTCACCGTCACTCAGTCTCAAGCTGTCGCAACAGAACCCCTTTCACCCCAGCGTCTGAGCCTTGCCGAAACTCTAGACAACATCAGCTATCGTATTATTGGATTGGGATTTCCCCTGTTGACTATTGGCATCATTGCTGGTGCTGTTTGGGCTAACGAAGCTTGGGGGTCTTACTGGAGTTGGGATCCGAAGGAAACTTGGGCACTGATTACCTGGTTAGTTTTTGCTGCTTATCTTCACGCTCGCATCACTCGCGGTTGGCAAGGGCGTCGTCCTGCACTTTTAGCTGCGGGTGGCTTTGTTGTTGTTTGGATTTGCTACCTAGGGGTTAATTTGTTGGGTAAGGGTTTGCACTCATACGGTTGGTTTTTGTAA
- a CDS encoding pentapeptide repeat-containing protein, which yields MIISFAIGPRERNISLPEAFDISYEHKGCICTVMVYGDINNPQVLVVPPTPLPAIPISRYWFFMNISWSKLDGFEFNHYSDPEISVSLNSTVDTLPTIGTLRGTDKIQINKGFLTLTFKAEVNQTDLGDNDPRIFLEKCSESGIKVAYIEFDGVSNLYKLNCQNCQLYNVKFINSELSLASFNGSKFTHVQFINSTMEFANFTNCQLSKVEFMQARLRESVFDNSRTLNYNKSRLENNEYLSFLNCDLSYCSFLKTRIYSKFEDSNLENTNFSESHLIDCIFYDCAFDKTIFTKSRFTTLGVQIDKSQKQNTSVTESITCRIGSKPVLPTQGKVEKKGTISNCKFDNALMNYVDLSNNVIIDTDFEATYLLKAKLYNCEFIRTTFNGKTLKSADISDTNLCFSIFNQCNLNEVRLHRARMIETRIEKSDLVKANFSNATLRNSSLIESNLTGVDFRYADLTLLTLDKCHLNCAKFFQTQRGGLNLNIVINEVQHQNKSDKQAQNNRVYQTSCFIDCIDWSPKGDGEIQIDKNSFLSIVNGDKSAVAVISNLSKEGAQFILNTYATANSQSAGNDLIDGSVNIGRDVNNSEILGASIETEQVPEPGDDKSSESQDSSSDQSSNQEDE from the coding sequence ATGATAATAAGTTTTGCTATTGGACCCAGAGAGAGAAATATTTCCTTGCCTGAAGCATTCGATATAAGCTATGAGCATAAAGGTTGCATTTGTACTGTCATGGTTTATGGAGATATCAATAACCCTCAGGTGTTGGTAGTCCCTCCTACGCCATTACCAGCAATACCGATTTCGAGATACTGGTTTTTCATGAATATCTCTTGGTCAAAACTAGATGGTTTTGAGTTTAATCATTACAGCGATCCGGAAATTAGCGTTTCTCTCAATTCTACTGTAGACACATTGCCAACTATAGGCACATTAAGAGGTACTGATAAAATACAAATCAATAAAGGTTTTCTTACCCTAACCTTTAAGGCTGAGGTTAATCAAACAGACTTAGGCGATAATGACCCAAGAATATTTCTGGAAAAATGTAGCGAATCTGGTATAAAAGTAGCGTATATTGAATTTGATGGAGTTAGTAATCTCTATAAACTGAATTGCCAAAACTGCCAGCTTTATAATGTAAAGTTTATCAACTCGGAGCTAAGTCTTGCTAGTTTTAATGGCTCGAAATTTACTCATGTGCAATTCATAAACTCTACAATGGAGTTTGCAAATTTTACTAATTGTCAATTATCTAAAGTAGAGTTTATGCAAGCACGGTTAAGAGAATCAGTTTTTGACAATAGCCGAACCTTAAATTACAATAAATCAAGACTAGAGAATAACGAATATCTTAGTTTTTTAAATTGCGATTTAAGTTATTGTAGTTTTTTGAAAACTAGGATATATAGCAAATTTGAAGACTCTAATTTAGAAAATACAAACTTCTCTGAATCGCACTTAATAGATTGTATATTCTATGATTGTGCCTTTGATAAAACGATATTTACGAAATCTCGGTTTACTACTTTAGGAGTACAAATTGATAAGTCTCAGAAGCAAAATACAAGCGTAACTGAATCAATTACTTGTCGTATTGGCTCAAAACCAGTATTGCCCACACAAGGGAAAGTCGAGAAAAAGGGAACTATTAGTAATTGTAAGTTTGATAACGCATTAATGAATTATGTAGATCTCAGTAATAACGTAATTATAGATACAGATTTTGAAGCTACTTACTTATTAAAAGCAAAACTTTATAATTGTGAATTTATTAGAACAACATTCAATGGCAAAACACTAAAATCAGCAGATATTTCTGATACAAATCTTTGTTTTAGTATTTTCAATCAATGTAACCTTAACGAAGTCAGGCTCCATCGTGCCAGAATGATAGAGACTAGAATAGAAAAATCTGATTTAGTTAAAGCTAATTTTTCTAATGCAACTTTAAGAAATAGTAGCTTGATTGAAAGTAATTTAACCGGAGTAGATTTTAGATATGCAGATTTAACACTACTCACTTTAGATAAATGTCATCTCAACTGTGCTAAATTCTTTCAAACTCAAAGGGGTGGTCTAAATTTAAATATAGTTATCAATGAAGTTCAACATCAAAATAAAAGTGATAAACAAGCTCAGAATAATAGAGTTTATCAAACAAGTTGCTTTATTGACTGTATTGACTGGAGTCCCAAAGGAGATGGTGAAATTCAAATTGATAAAAATTCTTTTTTAAGTATAGTAAATGGTGATAAATCCGCTGTTGCTGTTATATCTAATCTTTCCAAGGAAGGCGCACAATTCATATTAAACACCTATGCTACAGCTAATTCCCAAAGTGCTGGGAACGATTTAATTGATGGTTCAGTTAATATTGGTAGAGATGTGAATAACAGTGAAATTTTGGGAGCCAGTATTGAAACTGAACAAGTTCCTGAACCTGGTGATGACAAAAGTTCAGAAAGTCAGGATTCTTCCTCTGATCAATCTTCTAACCAAGAGGATGAATAA